The proteins below are encoded in one region of Cytobacillus sp. IB215665:
- the ypeB gene encoding germination protein YpeB: protein MIRGIIIGILTLGVASVSYWGYQEHREKNAILIQAENNYQRAFHDLTYQLDLLQDKIGTTLAMNSPLSLSPALAEVWRITSEAHSDVGQLPLTLLPFNKTEEFLSKIGEFSYRTAIRDLNNQPLSKDEYETLKTLYGNAAEIQSELRKVQYLVLENNLRWMDVELALSTGDEQMDNTIIDGFKTVEKNVEGYSETNLGPTFTSLDMKNEGLEQIKGEKIDEAKAQRIAINFLGLKGDEKINISENADGSNYDFYSLTIQDNKSKANTYMDITKKGGYPIWVIQDREIKEQQVSLNDAANKAATFLKKNKFENQQLFESAQYGNTGVFTFVTEMDGVRIYPDSINMKVALDKGNIIGFSARDYLTAKRDRAIPQPTLTVEQAKENINPDVTIMEERQAIIVNNLGEEVLCFEFIGTIDSDTYRIFINAENGFEEKVEKLKNAEPIYEQL, encoded by the coding sequence TTGATTAGAGGAATAATAATAGGAATTTTAACATTAGGTGTAGCGAGTGTATCGTATTGGGGGTATCAGGAACATAGAGAAAAAAACGCAATTTTAATTCAGGCAGAAAATAATTATCAACGCGCATTTCATGACTTAACCTATCAACTTGATTTGCTACAAGATAAGATAGGAACTACATTAGCTATGAATTCTCCATTATCGCTTTCTCCTGCACTAGCGGAAGTATGGAGAATTACATCAGAAGCACATTCTGATGTAGGGCAATTACCTTTGACGTTATTACCTTTTAATAAAACGGAAGAATTTTTATCAAAGATTGGTGAATTTAGCTATCGAACTGCAATTAGAGATTTAAATAATCAGCCATTATCAAAGGACGAATATGAGACATTAAAAACGTTATATGGAAATGCTGCTGAAATTCAAAGTGAGCTTAGGAAAGTACAATACCTAGTGTTAGAAAATAACTTGAGATGGATGGATGTTGAATTAGCATTATCTACTGGCGACGAGCAAATGGATAATACGATTATAGATGGGTTTAAGACAGTAGAAAAAAACGTCGAAGGCTATTCGGAAACAAATTTGGGGCCAACATTTACGAGTTTAGATATGAAAAATGAAGGCTTAGAGCAAATAAAAGGTGAAAAGATTGATGAAGCAAAAGCTCAAAGAATTGCGATCAACTTTCTTGGTTTAAAGGGAGATGAGAAAATAAATATTAGTGAAAATGCTGACGGTTCAAACTATGATTTTTATAGCTTAACAATCCAGGATAACAAAAGTAAAGCTAATACGTATATGGATATAACTAAAAAAGGGGGCTACCCTATTTGGGTAATTCAGGACCGAGAGATTAAAGAACAACAAGTAAGCCTAAATGATGCAGCTAATAAAGCAGCTACATTTTTAAAAAAGAACAAGTTTGAAAACCAGCAGCTTTTTGAGAGTGCTCAATATGGTAATACAGGTGTGTTTACGTTTGTTACCGAGATGGATGGTGTAAGAATTTATCCTGACTCAATAAATATGAAAGTAGCCTTAGATAAAGGAAATATTATTGGGTTTTCTGCTCGGGATTATTTAACGGCTAAGCGGGACAGGGCTATCCCACAACCAACATTAACAGTAGAACAGGCAAAAGAAAATATAAACCCTGATGTAACTATAATGGAAGAGAGACAGGCGATCATTGTAAATAACTTAGGAGAAGAAGTTTTGTGCTTTGAGTTTATAGGGACGATCGACTCAGATACGTATCGAATCTTCATAAATGCAGAAAATGGTTTCGAAGAAAAAGTTGAAAAACTAAAAAACGCAGAACCTATCTACGAACAGCTTTAA
- a CDS encoding flagellar brake protein — MLKVGDTITLSHTRGEQTDTYKCRIVELNTKYIYIDYPINTSTGKSTFFTIGTHFNAKYIRKDQQVFTFKTHIIGKTNQRIPMISLVKPAKDKFVKVQRRQFVRIETSVDVAVHSTQDDFPPFLTVTSDLSAGGAALIMPQDVEVSPNTEMSVWFVLPYQSGEYKYLKIPCKVIRMIGGDDYDRNKATIEFLDIKETERQMLIRYCFEQQVAMRKREL, encoded by the coding sequence ATGTTGAAAGTAGGGGATACGATTACACTTTCTCATACACGTGGTGAACAGACAGATACATATAAATGTAGAATTGTTGAATTGAATACAAAATACATCTATATTGATTATCCAATTAATACGTCGACAGGGAAATCAACATTTTTTACGATAGGTACTCACTTTAATGCTAAATACATAAGAAAAGATCAGCAGGTTTTTACATTTAAGACACATATCATAGGCAAAACTAATCAGCGAATTCCTATGATTTCGTTAGTAAAACCAGCAAAAGACAAGTTTGTTAAAGTACAAAGAAGACAATTTGTTAGAATTGAGACTTCTGTCGATGTTGCGGTACATTCTACACAGGATGACTTCCCCCCTTTTTTAACTGTTACGAGTGATTTAAGTGCAGGTGGGGCAGCCTTGATTATGCCTCAAGATGTAGAGGTTTCACCTAATACAGAGATGTCAGTATGGTTTGTACTTCCTTACCAGTCGGGAGAATATAAATATTTGAAAATACCCTGTAAAGTCATTCGAATGATTGGAGGGGATGATTACGACAGAAATAAAGCAACAATTGAATTTCTTGACATCAAAGAAACTGAGCGTCAAATGTTGATTAGATATTGTTTCGAACAGCAAGTTGCCATGCGGAAAAGGGAATTGTAG
- a CDS encoding YpfB family protein, whose protein sequence is MFKLKRFEGIIMKLVIIQVIFLIIAQSLLAHNDVKPYISKLVDYEGVQKNNFTIVLETFDQ, encoded by the coding sequence GTGTTTAAATTGAAAAGATTTGAAGGTATTATCATGAAGTTAGTCATCATTCAAGTTATTTTTTTGATCATAGCTCAAAGTTTATTGGCTCACAATGATGTAAAGCCATATATATCCAAACTAGTTGACTATGAGGGAGTGCAAAAAAATAACTTTACAATTGTGCTTGAAACGTTCGACCAGTAG
- the cmk gene encoding (d)CMP kinase — MKKLISIAIDGPAAAGKSTVAKIIAEQLSYVYIDTGAMYRTITYNALLNELNLDDEKALIHLLKDTDIQLKPSKDGQIVFMNGKNVTEEIRKDDISNQVSIVAKHKLVREEMVLRQQRFAQNGGVVMDGRDIGTHVLPDAEVKVFLLASVEERAKRRHEENINKGYDSNIEQIMNDIELRDKLDSEREIAPLKKAPDAIEIDTTSYSILEVVNMIMDIVKERI; from the coding sequence ATGAAAAAACTGATTTCAATAGCGATTGACGGTCCAGCTGCCGCAGGAAAAAGTACAGTTGCGAAAATTATAGCAGAGCAATTATCGTATGTTTATATTGATACAGGTGCAATGTATAGAACTATTACTTATAATGCATTACTTAACGAACTTAATCTAGATGATGAAAAAGCATTAATTCATTTATTAAAAGATACTGATATTCAATTAAAGCCATCAAAAGACGGACAGATTGTTTTTATGAATGGAAAAAATGTTACTGAAGAAATTCGCAAAGATGATATTTCAAATCAAGTATCAATAGTAGCTAAACATAAACTCGTTCGTGAAGAAATGGTACTTAGGCAACAGCGATTTGCTCAAAATGGTGGCGTCGTCATGGATGGAAGGGACATCGGTACGCATGTACTCCCCGATGCTGAGGTAAAAGTATTTTTGTTGGCCTCTGTTGAAGAAAGAGCGAAAAGACGCCATGAAGAAAATATTAATAAAGGTTACGATTCAAACATCGAACAAATAATGAATGATATAGAATTAAGGGATAAACTTGATTCCGAGCGTGAGATTGCACCTTTGAAAAAAGCTCCTGATGCGATAGAGATAGATACCACATCGTATTCGATCCTTGAGGTTGTTAATATGATTATGGATATCGTTAAAGAGAGGATTTGA
- a CDS encoding lysophospholipid acyltransferase family protein, with protein MRLAFYTIAKNIVWGILKPLYRIKIIGSENIPKEGSVLICSNHISVLDPPVVGITSTRPIHFMAKEELFRVPILKTAISNLNAFPVKRGMSDRSAIRNALAILNDDNVLGIFPEGTRNKEGNLGKGLAGVGFFALRSNALVVPCAIIGPYKPFRKLHVVYGRPVDITEMRKQKASASEVTDVIMDAIGEILENYDVKAS; from the coding sequence ATAAGGTTGGCTTTTTATACAATAGCAAAGAATATTGTTTGGGGGATATTAAAGCCGTTATATCGCATAAAAATTATCGGATCAGAAAATATCCCTAAAGAAGGGTCAGTATTAATTTGTTCAAACCACATATCTGTATTAGATCCACCCGTTGTTGGCATTACTTCAACTAGACCTATTCATTTTATGGCAAAAGAAGAACTTTTTCGAGTACCAATATTAAAAACAGCGATTAGCAACTTAAATGCTTTTCCAGTAAAGCGTGGCATGAGTGACAGGAGCGCTATTAGGAATGCTTTAGCAATATTAAATGATGATAATGTATTAGGAATATTTCCTGAAGGCACTCGAAATAAAGAAGGAAATCTCGGTAAAGGTTTAGCTGGCGTTGGGTTCTTTGCACTTCGATCAAATGCACTTGTAGTACCATGCGCGATTATTGGACCTTATAAACCGTTTCGTAAGCTTCATGTGGTTTATGGAAGGCCTGTTGATATTACTGAGATGCGGAAACAAAAAGCATCAGCAAGTGAAGTGACTGATGTAATTATGGATGCAATTGGTGAAATTCTTGAAAATTACGATGTCAAAGCAAGTTAA
- the rpsA gene encoding 30S ribosomal protein S1, with the protein MSEDLNQVEVTTFEVGDVVKGQITKVEEKQVYIDVEGSKLSGIIPISELSSLHVEKASDVVSVDDMLTVKVKKVEEDALILSKKEIDADQAWDDLQQKFETGEIIEAEVKDVVKGGLVVDIGVRGFIPASLVEKFYVDDFTEYKGKQLTFKVVELDRDKNRVILSHRAVVEEEIETKKQQLLNTLHEGQVLEGTVQRLTNFGVFVDIGGVDGLVHISQLSHNRVEQPAEVVEVGQEVNVKILAVDRDNERISLSIKETLPGPWSNISDKLKAGDILEGTVKRLVSFGAFVEVLPGVEGLVHISQISNSHIGTPHEVLKEDQSVKVKVLDVNEDEKRISLSIKELDENVKEEVESNYQALEENTGFQLGEVIGDKLNEFK; encoded by the coding sequence ATGAGTGAGGATTTGAATCAAGTGGAAGTAACAACCTTTGAAGTTGGCGATGTAGTAAAAGGACAAATCACAAAGGTAGAAGAAAAGCAAGTATATATTGATGTAGAAGGTAGCAAACTAAGTGGAATAATTCCAATCAGTGAACTATCTAGTTTGCATGTAGAAAAAGCAAGTGATGTAGTTTCAGTTGATGATATGTTAACAGTAAAGGTTAAGAAAGTAGAAGAAGATGCATTAATTTTGTCCAAAAAAGAAATTGATGCTGATCAAGCATGGGATGACCTACAACAAAAATTTGAAACTGGTGAAATTATTGAAGCAGAAGTAAAAGACGTTGTAAAAGGTGGACTAGTTGTAGATATTGGTGTAAGAGGATTTATTCCAGCATCTCTTGTGGAAAAATTTTATGTAGATGATTTCACAGAATACAAGGGTAAGCAATTAACATTTAAAGTAGTCGAGTTAGATCGAGATAAAAACAGAGTTATTTTGTCACATAGAGCTGTCGTTGAAGAGGAAATAGAAACGAAAAAACAACAACTACTAAATACTTTACACGAAGGTCAAGTGTTAGAGGGAACAGTCCAAAGATTAACTAACTTTGGAGTTTTTGTTGATATTGGTGGAGTTGATGGTCTTGTACATATTTCACAACTCTCTCACAACAGAGTTGAACAGCCAGCAGAGGTTGTTGAAGTAGGTCAAGAGGTTAATGTGAAAATATTAGCTGTAGATCGAGATAATGAACGTATATCTCTGTCAATAAAAGAAACTTTGCCTGGCCCGTGGTCAAATATTTCTGATAAGTTAAAAGCTGGTGATATTCTTGAAGGAACGGTTAAGAGACTAGTATCATTCGGTGCATTTGTAGAGGTATTACCAGGAGTAGAGGGGCTTGTTCATATTTCTCAAATATCAAACTCTCATATAGGGACACCTCATGAAGTGTTGAAGGAAGATCAAAGTGTTAAAGTGAAGGTATTAGATGTTAATGAAGATGAAAAACGAATTTCATTAAGTATTAAAGAACTAGATGAAAATGTGAAAGAAGAAGTAGAAAGTAATTATCAAGCTTTAGAGGAAAATACTGGGTTTCAGTTAGGCGAAGTCATCGGTGATAAACTAAACGAATTTAAATAA
- the fni gene encoding type 2 isopentenyl-diphosphate Delta-isomerase: MSRAKRKQEHILFALETGQERNNGFDDVQFVHQSLPNIALDNIDVSTEIGELNLSSPIFINGMTGGGGEETTKINKSLAIAANECNVAMGVGSGMSALKDPAERESFQIIRKVNPNGVVFANIGSEATVEDAQRVVEMIDANGLQIHLNVIQELIMPEGDRDFTSALHRIEKIVHGLEVPVLVKEVGFGISKETARQLFDIGVKIIDVGGYGGTNFSKIENKRREDTLSYFDKWGIPTAPSICEVRATHAELSIVASGGIQNALDVAKAIALGANVTAFAGYFLTILTNHGLHGLIDEITKLKNHLKIIMTALGTRTITELQHSPLVFNGDTYHWLCQRGINTSQYSKR; the protein is encoded by the coding sequence TTGAGTAGAGCAAAAAGGAAGCAAGAGCATATATTGTTTGCACTTGAAACAGGACAGGAACGAAATAATGGTTTTGATGATGTCCAGTTTGTCCACCAGAGCTTACCAAATATAGCATTAGACAATATTGATGTTAGTACAGAAATAGGCGAACTTAATTTAAGTTCGCCTATTTTTATCAATGGCATGACAGGTGGTGGTGGAGAGGAAACGACAAAGATAAATAAAAGCCTTGCTATAGCAGCTAATGAATGTAATGTTGCCATGGGTGTTGGCTCAGGAATGTCAGCTCTTAAAGACCCAGCTGAAAGAGAATCGTTTCAAATCATTAGAAAGGTTAATCCGAATGGGGTTGTTTTCGCAAATATCGGTAGTGAAGCTACGGTAGAGGATGCACAGCGAGTAGTTGAGATGATCGACGCTAATGGCTTACAAATACACTTAAATGTTATCCAAGAGTTAATTATGCCTGAAGGTGATCGTGACTTTACAAGTGCGTTACATAGAATTGAAAAAATCGTTCATGGATTAGAGGTTCCTGTTTTAGTTAAAGAAGTTGGCTTCGGTATTAGTAAAGAAACAGCTCGACAGTTGTTTGATATTGGTGTGAAAATCATTGACGTAGGTGGATACGGAGGAACTAACTTTTCTAAGATTGAAAATAAGAGGCGCGAAGACACGTTAAGTTACTTTGATAAATGGGGGATTCCAACAGCTCCTTCCATTTGTGAGGTGCGAGCTACCCATGCTGAACTTTCAATCGTAGCGTCTGGTGGCATACAAAATGCTTTAGATGTCGCCAAGGCAATTGCGCTCGGAGCAAATGTAACTGCTTTTGCTGGATACTTTCTAACAATATTAACTAACCATGGATTACACGGCTTAATCGATGAGATTACGAAGCTTAAAAATCATTTAAAGATAATTATGACAGCTTTAGGTACAAGAACGATTACAGAACTGCAACATAGCCCTTTAGTCTTTAATGGGGACACGTATCATTGGCTATGTCAAAGAGGAATTAATACAAGTCAATATAGTAAAAGATAA
- a CDS encoding YpzI family protein codes for MGKDRQEKKLQKKKQTESDRDQALHYRGATELESPSQARLRNGQEQ; via the coding sequence ATGGGAAAAGATCGACAGGAAAAAAAACTGCAAAAAAAGAAGCAAACTGAATCTGACAGAGATCAAGCTCTTCACTACCGTGGTGCAACAGAACTTGAGAGTCCTAGTCAAGCTAGATTACGCAATGGGCAAGAACAGTAA
- a CDS encoding YIEGIA family protein, with amino-acid sequence MNEYTYPILFGVIFGTIARLYMLRTDYRQYPTYLHGKIIHIALGFIAAGLGTIAVPAIMEEDFSAITFLALAASQFREVRNMERNTLNELDQYELVPRGSTYIEGIAIAFEGRNYLVIFTSLIATLCYLAFGILAGTIVGFIAIGLSRKLMTGGKLKEIVSVEFVEPRFDGSGLYVDNIYIMNIGLPKRQEEVLQYGMGFILSPKNFDARSTIANLGQRQAILHDISTALGVYRDSGTPALIPLAKRDLDDGRVGIFILPQEKDVVKAIEIIGEVPTLESAIRMPTESKANEKGRELK; translated from the coding sequence ATGAATGAATATACGTATCCGATTTTATTTGGTGTCATATTTGGTACTATTGCACGTTTATATATGCTTCGTACAGATTATAGGCAATATCCAACATACCTTCATGGCAAGATTATACATATAGCTCTTGGGTTTATCGCAGCAGGATTAGGAACAATTGCAGTCCCTGCTATTATGGAAGAAGATTTTTCTGCAATTACTTTTTTAGCATTAGCTGCATCACAATTTCGGGAAGTAAGGAATATGGAAAGAAATACATTAAATGAACTAGATCAATATGAACTAGTACCAAGAGGAAGTACTTATATTGAAGGAATAGCAATAGCTTTTGAAGGTCGCAATTATTTAGTTATTTTTACTTCGCTCATCGCAACATTATGCTATTTAGCGTTTGGGATATTGGCTGGAACAATAGTTGGATTTATCGCAATTGGGTTATCAAGAAAGTTAATGACTGGTGGAAAATTAAAGGAAATCGTAAGTGTGGAATTTGTTGAGCCACGATTTGATGGGAGTGGATTGTATGTAGATAATATCTATATTATGAATATTGGGTTACCAAAGAGACAAGAAGAGGTACTACAATACGGAATGGGTTTTATTTTATCTCCCAAAAATTTCGATGCCCGTTCAACGATCGCGAATTTAGGGCAACGACAAGCGATTCTACATGATATATCTACGGCATTAGGTGTGTATAGAGATTCTGGTACACCTGCGCTCATTCCTTTAGCAAAACGAGATTTAGATGATGGTAGGGTGGGCATATTTATTTTACCACAGGAAAAAGACGTAGTAAAAGCAATAGAGATCATCGGTGAAGTACCTACATTAGAAAGTGCAATTCGTATGCCTACAGAATCTAAAGCTAATGAAAAGGGGCGTGAGCTTAAATGA
- a CDS encoding capping complex subunit for YIEGIA, whose product MNLEKYILAVITTKSNKVAGGAPTFTCDSTAEMEKIAANLEAILDGIAHGLSDDLYIIVKH is encoded by the coding sequence ATGAATCTCGAAAAGTATATTCTTGCAGTAATTACTACAAAAAGTAATAAGGTAGCAGGAGGAGCCCCTACGTTTACTTGTGATAGTACAGCAGAAATGGAAAAGATTGCGGCAAATCTGGAAGCAATTTTAGACGGAATTGCACATGGTTTGAGCGATGATTTATATATCATTGTAAAACATTAA
- the der gene encoding ribosome biogenesis GTPase Der produces MTKPVVAIVGRPNVGKSTIFNRLAGERISIVEDIPGVTRDRIYSSAEWLNFDFNIIDTGGIDIGDEPFIEQIRHQAEIAIEEADVIIFMTNGRDGITASDEEVAKILYRSKKPVVLAVNKVDNPEMRDQIYDFYGLGFGEPFPISGTHGLGLGDMLDAVAAHFPKDLVEDYDDEIIRFSLIGRPNVGKSSLVNAILGEDRVIVSDIAGTTRDAIDTEYQFNGQDYVIIDTAGMRKKGKVYESTEKYSVLRALKAIDRSDVVLVVINAEEGIIEQDKKIAGYAHDAGRAIVIVVNKWDTIHKDEKTMRDFEQKIRDHFLFLDYAPIVFLSAKTKKRMHTLLPMIGLASENHSLRVQTNILNDVIMDAVAMNPTPTSNGSRLKIYYATQVAVKPPAFAIFVNDPELMHFSYERFLENRIRDAFGFEGTPIKIFARSRK; encoded by the coding sequence ATGACTAAACCAGTTGTTGCAATTGTAGGTAGACCAAATGTAGGAAAATCAACAATTTTTAATCGATTAGCAGGCGAGCGGATTTCTATTGTCGAAGATATACCTGGAGTCACACGAGATAGAATATACAGCTCAGCTGAATGGTTGAATTTTGATTTTAATATTATTGATACAGGTGGGATTGATATAGGTGATGAGCCTTTTATAGAGCAAATCCGTCACCAAGCAGAAATTGCGATTGAAGAGGCAGATGTTATCATTTTTATGACAAATGGTAGAGATGGCATCACAGCATCAGATGAAGAAGTAGCAAAAATATTATATCGATCTAAAAAACCAGTAGTGTTAGCCGTTAATAAAGTAGATAATCCTGAAATGAGAGATCAAATTTATGATTTTTATGGACTAGGTTTCGGTGAACCATTTCCTATTTCAGGTACTCATGGCTTAGGGTTAGGTGATATGTTAGATGCTGTCGCAGCTCACTTCCCAAAGGATTTAGTTGAGGATTATGATGATGAAATTATTAGGTTTTCACTTATAGGTAGACCGAATGTTGGAAAATCTTCATTAGTTAACGCTATTTTAGGAGAAGATCGTGTAATTGTAAGTGATATAGCAGGAACGACAAGAGATGCAATTGATACTGAATATCAGTTCAATGGGCAAGACTATGTTATTATTGATACAGCAGGGATGAGGAAAAAGGGGAAAGTATATGAAAGCACAGAAAAATATAGTGTGCTTCGAGCGTTAAAAGCGATAGACAGATCTGATGTTGTATTGGTCGTAATCAATGCTGAAGAAGGAATCATAGAACAGGATAAAAAAATCGCTGGCTACGCTCACGATGCAGGAAGAGCCATTGTGATAGTAGTGAATAAGTGGGATACAATTCATAAGGATGAAAAAACGATGCGTGACTTTGAACAGAAAATTCGAGATCACTTTTTATTCTTGGATTATGCACCAATTGTATTTTTATCTGCAAAAACGAAGAAACGTATGCATACGCTTCTTCCAATGATCGGTTTGGCAAGCGAAAATCACTCGCTACGAGTTCAAACGAATATCTTAAATGATGTAATTATGGATGCTGTAGCGATGAATCCAACACCAACTAGTAATGGCAGCCGTTTGAAGATTTACTACGCTACACAAGTAGCAGTTAAGCCTCCTGCTTTTGCTATATTCGTAAATGACCCTGAGTTAATGCATTTTTCGTATGAACGTTTTTTAGAAAATCGTATTCGTGATGCTTTTGGTTTTGAAGGGACACCTATAAAAATATTTGCACGTTCCCGTAAATAG
- a CDS encoding NAD(P)H-dependent glycerol-3-phosphate dehydrogenase, translated as MNSIAVIGSGSWGTALAMVLADNGHDVRIWGRNKKQIDEINTAHMNTQYLPDIELSPKIIGYSSLTEALQNVKTVVLAVPTKAIRDTLKKVKQIISEPITIVSVSKGIEPDSLLRISEIIEQELPESLLTDVVVLSGPSHAEEVSLRHPTTVTVTSKNMDIAENIQDLFINQHFRVYTNPDLLGVEIGGALKNIIALAAGITDGLGYGDNAKAALITRGLAEITRLGSAMGANPLTFAGLTGIGDLIVTCTSIHSRNWKAGHMLGKGESLTEVLDNLGMVVEGVRTTKAAYQLANKMDVTMPITKALYDVLFEDKTAKEALDSLMQRTRTGEMEELLNIISINNN; from the coding sequence ATGAATAGTATTGCAGTAATAGGTTCAGGAAGTTGGGGAACAGCTCTAGCAATGGTACTAGCTGATAATGGTCATGATGTTCGGATATGGGGGAGAAATAAGAAGCAAATTGATGAAATTAATACTGCTCATATGAATACACAGTATTTACCAGATATTGAATTATCACCTAAAATTATTGGATATAGCTCTTTAACAGAAGCCTTACAAAATGTGAAGACTGTCGTTTTAGCGGTTCCAACGAAAGCGATAAGAGATACGCTGAAAAAGGTTAAACAAATTATTTCAGAGCCGATTACAATTGTCTCAGTAAGTAAAGGGATAGAACCAGATTCTTTATTAAGAATTTCAGAAATAATAGAGCAAGAACTCCCTGAAAGTCTTTTGACAGACGTTGTAGTTCTTTCTGGACCAAGCCACGCTGAGGAAGTAAGTTTACGTCACCCAACTACTGTAACAGTAACTTCCAAAAATATGGATATAGCTGAAAATATTCAAGATTTATTTATTAATCAACACTTTAGAGTTTATACGAATCCAGATTTATTAGGTGTTGAAATTGGTGGGGCACTAAAGAATATCATTGCGCTTGCTGCTGGGATTACTGATGGTTTAGGCTACGGGGATAATGCGAAAGCTGCGCTAATTACTAGAGGATTAGCTGAAATCACCCGCTTAGGTAGTGCGATGGGCGCAAACCCATTAACATTTGCTGGTTTAACTGGAATTGGAGATTTAATTGTAACTTGTACAAGTATTCATTCAAGAAATTGGAAAGCAGGTCATATGCTTGGAAAGGGAGAAAGCCTTACCGAGGTATTAGACAATTTAGGTATGGTTGTTGAAGGTGTCCGTACGACAAAAGCAGCTTATCAACTTGCGAACAAAATGGATGTGACAATGCCGATTACAAAAGCTCTGTACGATGTTCTGTTTGAAGATAAAACTGCAAAAGAAGCTCTTGATTCACTCATGCAACGAACAAGAACAGGCGAGATGGAGGAGCTTTTAAATATCATTAGTATTAATAATAATTAA
- a CDS encoding DUF2768 domain-containing protein — protein MSPGMIKMWISLAAMGFMFVAIIAIYFSRFKLKGVLKGIVAFIAYCFMVLAGIIIFFVVFSGPVSE, from the coding sequence ATGTCACCAGGGATGATTAAAATGTGGATATCGCTTGCAGCTATGGGCTTTATGTTTGTTGCTATTATAGCGATATATTTTAGTAGATTTAAGTTAAAAGGTGTGTTGAAAGGTATTGTTGCATTTATTGCGTATTGTTTCATGGTATTAGCAGGTATTATTATCTTTTTTGTTGTTTTTAGTGGTCCTGTAAGTGAATAG